TCTGTAATGTTGGAACCATTGTGGGGGATACCCTTTGTTCTGTACAATTTCTATCTGAGCCTTTATATGAAGGAATTGGGAGTAACTGATAAACAGATTGGATATATAATAGCAATCGGATTTATTGCGGGTACTATTTTTTCCATGTTTGGAGGTACAATAACTGACAGGCTCGGACGGAAGAAGACAACGTTCATATTCGATTTCATAAGCTGGCCAGGTGCCCTGATAATTTATCTATTTGCGAACAGTTTTTGGGTCTTTGCACTTGCTACTATTATAAATAGTGTTGTCAGGATAGTATCTGTGTCCTGGAACCTTATGGTTGTAGAGGATGCAGATGGTGAACAAAGAGTGGCCGCCTTCAATTTGCTCAGTATCATAAACATCTCAACTGGCGTTCTCATACCTCTTGCTGGAATTTTGGTCAATTCCTTTGGAGTGGTAAAGGCTGAAAGAGTGTTTTTGGTATTTGCCATTATAAGTATGTCAACGATGATGATTGTGAGAAACCGTTTGTACACAGAAACCGGTGTGGGTCAAAAAATAATTGATGAAAGAAGGAGCAATCCTGTAAAAAGGAGTATAAAGCATATTTTCCCTATAAAAGCAGCAAGGACCTTTATGAAGAGTCCTAAAGCAATATTGGTTGTATGCTTGTTTGTACTATTTAATTTATATATTCCGTTAGGTACTCTGAACAGATTGTATTTTGCACCGTTCATGACTGATGTATTGACGTTAAGCAAGCCCATGATATCCATTTTAGGTGGTGTATACTCTGCAGCATTATTTGTGGTATTTGTTTTTATAAACCCATTTATAAGCAAATTCAATAAGACCATTACTATGATACTTGGAATCATAATACAGGCAATTGCACTGGGGCTGCTTATCAGTATACCTAAAGACAGTATGATCTCAGCAGTGCTGTGTATAATGGTTTTTGCTGCGGGATTCGGCGTATTCAGGCCTCTTATAGATTCCCTTCTGGCTGAAGTAACAGAAGGGAACGAGAGGGCAGGAATATACTCCATTGTCAATACAGCCACTTGCATTGCCACTGCATTAATCGGGATCGTTTCAGGAAGCTTGTATGTTTTGAATCCAAAACTGTTGTATATCGTTTCGGTGGCAATACTGCTTATTTGTGTGATCATATTGATCTATGTTTATCGAGCAGATTTTAAAATCGAAAGTGATAAAAATGTTGGACTATAGATTATAGAAAAAAGCTTTTAATGAAACAACAGCTGGATATTCTGATGGGTTTGAGACTTCTGAATTTGTAAAAGATCTCGAAAATTTTCAAAAATTAAAATCGAAAATGAAAAATATTATTTACACTCTTATGCATTCTATTATATAATCAAATATATTTATATATTGGAGTTGATATGAATGCAGTATTTGAGAGTGGATAAAAATAAAAGATTCCTGATACTGGAAGATGGGACGCCTTTTTTTTGGCTGGGAGACACAGCTTGGGAGCTTTTTCACAAGCTTAGCCGTGAGGAAGCGGAAGTGTATTTGAAGGACAGGTATGAAAAGAAGTTCAATGTGGTGCAGGTTGTTGCATTGGCTGAGTTGGATGGATTGGAGATAGAAAATGCATATGGTAGAAAACCTCTTCTTAAAAATACAGAAGGAGTTTATGATCCTACAATGCCAGATCTGTCAGGAGAGTATCATTATTGGGACCATGTAGATCACATAATTGATATTGCTGAGTCACTGAACATTTATATAGCACTTCTACCTACATGGGGGGACAAATTCAATTTGTCATGGGGTAAGGGGCCAAAAGTATTCAATGGGGAAAATGCATTACATTATGGTAGATGGCTCGGTGAAAGATATAAGGATAAAAGAAATATTGTTTGGGTAATGGGGGGAGACAGGCCTTTGGAAAGGCCTGAACATTATGAAATTGTCAGAGCAATGGCAGAAGGGATAAAGCTTGGGGACGAAGGTAACCACATAATGACCTTTCACCCTGCTGGGGATACTTCATCGTCAAAATATGTACATAATGAGAGCTGGATTGATTTCAATATGATTCAGTCAGGTCATCATGCATTGGATATAGATAACTATAACAAGGTGAAAGTGGACTACGATCTTTCCCCAACAAAACCTGTTTTAGATGCAGAGCCTAGGTATGAAGATCATCCAATAAATTTCAAACCTGAGAATGGCCATTTTGTTGAATTCGATATAAGACAGGCTGCATATTGGGCTGTGTTTTCTGGAGCTTTTGGGCATACATACGGACATCATTCCATCTGGTGTATGTGCAAGGAGCCTGGAGAGTATTTTCCTTTGTATTGGAACAGGGCTATAAATAGACCTGCCGGTTCCCAAATGCGGTATGTAAAAACTCTGATAGAATCCAGACCATTTCTTGAAAGAATACCTGATCAAAGCCTTGTGGTTGATGAATACGAAGGAGCAGACCATTTGGCAGCAACTAGAGGTGTCAGCTATGCATTCATATACAGCCCAACAGGGAAAACTATAAAGGTGAATATGGGGAAAATCACCGGACATAAGGTTGTCGCCCACTGGTATGATCCCAAAACCGGGGAAGTTAGCTACATTGGAGAGTTTGAAAATGAAGGAGTAAAGGAATTTTATACTCCTACACGAGGAAGAGGGCAGGACTGGGTGCTTATGCTG
The Clostridia bacterium DNA segment above includes these coding regions:
- a CDS encoding MFS transporter — encoded protein: MSELQQSKPTNIFQSFRILKGNTRVSVMLEPLWGIPFVLYNFYLSLYMKELGVTDKQIGYIIAIGFIAGTIFSMFGGTITDRLGRKKTTFIFDFISWPGALIIYLFANSFWVFALATIINSVVRIVSVSWNLMVVEDADGEQRVAAFNLLSIINISTGVLIPLAGILVNSFGVVKAERVFLVFAIISMSTMMIVRNRLYTETGVGQKIIDERRSNPVKRSIKHIFPIKAARTFMKSPKAILVVCLFVLFNLYIPLGTLNRLYFAPFMTDVLTLSKPMISILGGVYSAALFVVFVFINPFISKFNKTITMILGIIIQAIALGLLISIPKDSMISAVLCIMVFAAGFGVFRPLIDSLLAEVTEGNERAGIYSIVNTATCIATALIGIVSGSLYVLNPKLLYIVSVAILLICVIILIYVYRADFKIESDKNVGL
- a CDS encoding glycoside hydrolase family 140 protein, which codes for MQYLRVDKNKRFLILEDGTPFFWLGDTAWELFHKLSREEAEVYLKDRYEKKFNVVQVVALAELDGLEIENAYGRKPLLKNTEGVYDPTMPDLSGEYHYWDHVDHIIDIAESLNIYIALLPTWGDKFNLSWGKGPKVFNGENALHYGRWLGERYKDKRNIVWVMGGDRPLERPEHYEIVRAMAEGIKLGDEGNHIMTFHPAGDTSSSKYVHNESWIDFNMIQSGHHALDIDNYNKVKVDYDLSPTKPVLDAEPRYEDHPINFKPENGHFVEFDIRQAAYWAVFSGAFGHTYGHHSIWCMCKEPGEYFPLYWNRAINRPAGSQMRYVKTLIESRPFLERIPDQSLVVDEYEGADHLAATRGVSYAFIYSPTGKTIKVNMGKITGHKVVAHWYDPKTGEVSYIGEFENEGVKEFYTPTRGRGQDWVLMLDDASVEFVVPGNK